In the genome of Candidatus Poribacteria bacterium, the window TCAAGATGCTGAACGCATTTGACGCCTTCACCTTCAGACGGTGGGGGCGCGATTCCGACAGGATAAACTTCGTCGCCAGAAAGGTAAAGTAAGATGGATTCAACCACCTAACGGAAACCCTCGTCTCATTTAACGTTAGCACGTTAAACGTTTAACGTTCAAACGGAAAAGAAGCTCCGGAGGAGATCCTGATATGAGACGAATTTCGATCCTGATCCCCCTGTTCATCTTGATTGCGGGGCTTATCCCGATTTCCCAGGCGGAAGATCAGGGAAAAGTCCAGTCCGCCAAAACGGGCGCGATCACAGGCAAGGTGATATGGAAAGGCCATGATCTTTCGCAGGTGACGGTTCAGGTGTATAAGGACTCATCCCTCAAGGACCTCTACAGCACCGGCTTTCTTCTGAACAAAAAGGGCGATTATCAACTGGTGCTTGAGCCGGGCAGGTATTATGTCGCCGCCTTCGTGGATGTGGATAAGGATGGGAAGATGGATGAAGGGGACGGGATAGGCATGTACGGGATAACCGATTGGAGCGATCCGAAACAGGACAAAAAGGTGGTGGAAGTCAAGGAGGGCGATATCGTAACCGACATCGATATATACATAACGGCGGTCTTAGCCCTCGTTGACGGCAAGCTGCAGGTCGTCCCCGTCCAGGAATATGAGGCGAGGCCAACCCTCCAGGAGGAGCTGGAGCGGATTTCAACGGGCGTATCCGGTAAGGTGATCCTGGAGAAGGGAGAGCTTAAAAACGGATTGGTCTTCGCATATACCGATCTCTCATGGAAAAACAGAGTTGCTCAGACGAAGGTCGATCCCGACGGCAGCTTCAAGATGAACCTCTCGCCCGGCAAGTACTACATACTGGCGGTCCTGGATTTAAACGGCAGCAACCTCTTCGACGCCGGGGACATGTTCGGGATATATGGCATCGATGATCTTAAATCAAAGGATGTCTCTCCCAGACCGGTTTTGGTCGAACCCAGAAGGTTCACCTCCATACAGATCAAAATAGTAGGTAAGAGGCTTGAGGGCGGAGGAATTGCAGCGATCGGGGAGGAGGTTCGGAAGACCATACTGGAGGCCAAATCGGCAAAGGTCAAGGGGAGGGTAATCTGGGACGGGCATAGCTTGGAGAGATGCGTCGTCCAGTTCTACCGCGATCCCACCTTCACAAAGGCCGTTGAGGCGGTGGGCACAGCCCCGGACGGCTCCTTCACCATAATGCTCCCTCCAGGTGATTATTATCTCCTGGCTGAGGTGGACGTTGACGGAGACGGAAAATACAGCGCAGGCGATGGGATAGGAGCCTACGGAAGCGATGATATAACCCAGAAACAACCCCGCACCCTTCACCTCAAACAGGGGCTTAATCCCGACGTGATGATCAGAATAACAGGGGTGTTCACCAAAGGGGGCCAGATCGTCTCCCTCAACCCGAAGATCGAAGGAAACGAGGAGGTATCCCTCCAGAGCGGGATAACCGGAAGGGTGATATGGGACGGTAGGAAACCTAGCTCCGCGCTTATCCTCGTATCTGAGAAGCCCGACTTTCAAAATCCGGCCGTCATACCGGTTCAGCTCAACGAGGACGGAAGCTATTCTGTGGATCTGCCGCGGGGGACCTACTACATCATGGCGGTCATAGATTCCGATTCCGACGGGAAGGCGGATGGCGGAGATGGGTTCGGAATCTATGGGACGATGAACCCGATAAGCGGCAAGCCCGTGCCCGTCTCGGTCTTCGAGAAAAGATACACGCCCTATATCAACATATACATCAGAGGTGCCTTCACGGATGATACGGGAGACATGGCCGTCATAGACGACGCCAACCGGATGAACATCAAGGCCAAATACGGCCCGCCCGATGATGTTTTCTCATACGCCGAGATGGGTAAGCAGATCGAGGAGTGGTATTACTGGAGGGAGGGGATCGCCTTCAAGTTCGAGCAGTCAGGTTTGGGTTGGGTTCTCAAGGAGAGCGAAAAGTTCACACCTAAAAATCTGGATAAGCTGAAGAAAAAGACGAACAACATACACCTGCCGTTCAACGTCCTCTACTACTCCTCTGACGACATCGTCTGGGGGCTATCGTCAAATGGCATCAGACAGGCCCTCGGCTTCGGCAGCGATCCCACAAGCACCACCGACGGATCGCTTCTCGTCTATATCGATCTGGACGGACATATCAGGCTCTCAAGCGCCGATAACGTCGAGGGCAGAATCATATTGAAACGCAGTGAGATGGCGGAACAGCCCGTCATCTCGCCCGACGGGGATTTCATAGCCTACATAAAAAGGATCGGCGATCAGAGAAAGCTGTTTATAAGGTTCATAAAGACGGGCGATGAGATCCAGGTGCCGACCAGCGCAAAGATAATCTCCGATCCGTGTTGGAATCTGAACAGCGAGCTCGTCGCCTTCGCCATGGCCGGAGCTGCCGAATCGAACCCTTCTCCCCCAGGGACGAAGAAAAAGGGCTCTGATGGTGAACTCCAGAGGGATATCTACTGCTACGATATCGTCGATAACCAGATCGATCCGCTTGTCCTCTCGCCGGCGGACGATGCCGAGCCGTCGTGGTGCCCTACCGATCCGGATAGGCTCGCCTTCTCACGAGAGACGGACGGCCACAGGCAGATTTGGGTCATAACCTTCTATCGAAATAAACCCCCCGAGGAGGAACAGCTGACCAAATACGGGGGGGAACATCCCATATGGCTGCCGGACGGAACGGGGATCATATATGAGACGAACGGTCAGATATGGCTGGTGGATGTCAGAACCAAGATCAGCAAACCCATCATGGTTGAGGAAGAGCCGGTGTTCGGGTTTTATCCCTTCGTGAGATGAACCGATGCCTCCCGCGGCCAAAGCGCTTATACCGTTGGGTTTTGGCATACTGTTTGGGGTGAAACTATCCCCGCCGCCGATTTTAAGCCTTCTTACAGGGGCCTTTTGCCTATCCCTCGGATTTTCCCTTTATATGATGGGGCGAAGGAGGATGGCCGATCCCTTTCTGCTCTCGCTTTTTCTCCTCGCTGGGATGTCGATCGGCGCCATATCCCTCACATCGCCGCGGATCACACCGCTTTTCGGGAAAAGAGTGCGCTTTGAGGGCGAGGTTATACGTTCCGATGTGCGTCCTTACGGCATGCGCATTTACTCCGCCGGGCGTATCCGTAACGGGCCAAAGGCGCGTTTGATCATAAGGTGCAGGGATAAGGTCGTTTTAAGGCGTGGGGATCGGATCGCAGCGATCGGAACGCTAAGGCTTCCTCAGCCGTCGCGCAATCCGGGCTCCTTCAATTGGCGGAGGTATCTCGCCGCACAGGGGATTCACGCCGAGCTGCGGGCGGAGAGGATCGAGAGGCTTCCATCGCGTGGATTCAGCCTTCGCCGCTCGGCTGAGAGGGTTCGCAGAAGACTGGAGTCGCTCCTCTTCAAGCTCCTTCCAAGACGACAGGGTCTCCTAATCGCCGGGATGATCCTGGGGGATAGGGAGGTTATGCCGGATGACATGGAGGAGAGCTTCAGGCGCAGCGGGCTTTCACATCTCCTCGCCGTATCTGGGCTTCATGTCGGCATGCTCTCCTCCATCTGTCTCTTGCTTTTAAGGCTGATCCGGCTCCCACGTAAGATCGCCTCGGCGCTGACGATCCTGCTTATCGGCGCATATGCCCTTATCGTCGGTCTGAGGCCTTCTGTCGTGAGAACCTCCATAATCGTTGGCCTGGTGTTGATAGGATATATGATAGACAGGGATGTAAACCTGATGAACCTCCTGGCGGTAGCGGCGATGGGAATGCTGATCCTCAGACCGCAGGTGCTCTGGGATGTAGGCTTTCAGCTTACATTTGTCGTCACCGCTTCCATCCTCTATCTGATGCCCAGATGGGAGAAACTCTGGATGAGGATCAGAGAGGATTGGCGTCGGAAAAGGCCGATCACGTATCTACATAGGTTGATTTTCCTCCCTCTCACCGTCGCCCTATCCGCTCAGATCGGCAGCATTCCCATAACCGCATACCACTTCCACCAGGTCCACCCATGGGGACTGATCCCGAACATCGCCGCCGTCTGGCTGTTATGGGCTGTCGTCGGACTGACGCTCATAGCTCTGACGCTGGCGTCCATATGGCTTCCGCTGGCCTATCCCTTCGCGGCCGTCGATTGGCTGATGTTGAGCGCCCTTGAGAAGCTCACCGGATGGGCTTCCTCGCTGACGCACGCGACCCTCTTCATCTCGAAACCCCGCCTCTGGCAGATTCTCCTCTATGTGTTCCTGGTCATGGCCGCAGTTAATTTCGGGAATGCGCGGCGAAATATCGGGAGGTGGATCCTCATGGCAGCTTCGATCCTGACCATCTCAGTCTGGCATTTCGCCCTGACGTGGCCGGGAAGGGTGACCGAGGTGACCTTCCTGGACGTCGGCTACGGATCAGCGGCTTTCGTCAGGACGGCCGAGGGCAAAACGGCGCTGATCAACGTCGGCCCCCGAAGGGGAGGATCCGACTCGGGACGAGTTGTCATCGAGCCGTTCCTCAGGCATAGAGGGATAAGGAGACTAAACTTGGTCGTTGTGACGGGTGAAAAATCGACCTTGATCGGCGGTCTGAGACACATAAAGGAGAGGTTCAAGATCGATCGGCTGATCTCGCCCGATGGAGGTGGACAGAATCAGGTGGAGCTCGGCAACGAATGTCGGGTGACGATCTGGAACCTGCCCACAGGAAGAAGGCTCGCACTCAGGTTATGCTGTGATCAGATCGCCTTTCTCTTCGCGGGGAGCTTAGAGGTTGAGGATCAGATGCAGCTCATGAAAGAGGGAGCGAAGCTGAGGGCGCAGGTGATCGAGGTGCCGAGACATGGAAGCCGTAGAGGTTTCAATCCGACCTTCCTCAGGCGTGTTGCTCCCCTCAAAGGGGTGATCTCAGTAGGCGCAAATCCCTTTCACCTGCCGTCACGAGACGTAATCAGTGGGTATGAAAGAATGGGGATAGAGATTTCAAGGACCGATGAAAGCGGCGCCCTGACGATCTTAACGGATGGGGAGCGGGGGTGGATTCTCCCCTATCTACCTCGTAAATGAGGCTTACCCTCGGGCGTCCACAACCCGCCACCCCATTACGGTTTGAGAAGGCATTGTTATCTGCCATGGGATGCAAGTATAATTAAGGACCGAATGACATGGAAATCATCAAAGAGAAAATACCGCTCGGCAAGTCGGTGGTGGATATACGATGAAGATAGCTTCCTTTCGATTCGAGTATGAGGTTCTGGAGGAACTGGATCTTATAAACCGGCCTCGATCTCAGATCTATAGATGGATTCGCGGCTCATCCTATAGGCTCAACTGTATAGCGCCGAAAACCCCCTGTCGTGATTGCGTCATCCTATCCGGTTGCCCCCATACGCTTCTCTTCGAACCAGCTCTGAGGTTTTCAACCGGCAGATCCGAATATGCCTCTCTCTTCGCATTCGCACCTCCCGAGAGAAGACGATTTTCCAAGGGTGAAAGTCTAACCATCCCAGTAACTCTCATTGAGGAGGCCGTTTACCTCCTGCCCATGCTTTTAGTTATGATGGGCGAAATGGCAGAGAGGAAGCTGTATCTGAAGAGGGTATTCGCCAGGAAAGCCTCAGAGGAAACCCTCATCTACGATGGCGTCTTGCGGAATGAGATGTTCATCGTGGACATATCCGAGCTTCTCACGCTTAAACCTCACACAGAGGAGGTAAGACTCAGGTTCATATCCCCTCCCATACTTGAAGGACGAATGGAGATATCAGTTCCGCCGATGTATATCCAGATCCCGATGTTGATCGATGGCATATTAAATCGTCTTGGGGCGCTGATGGAGGTGAAAGGGAAACAACCGGATTTTAGCCTCGATACGCTTCTGGATTTAACCCAAAGGGTTAAGAGGTTTCCAGGGGAAAGCGAGGATGAGCTGATGCTTCGAAACGTTGAGCAGCTTATCCCGCTGCTTACCGTTGGTGAATGGATACAGATCGGAAAACACGTTGAAAGGGGGTTTGGAAAATATGAGATCATATCATAAATTGACCTTCTCCATGAGATTAGGTATCATA includes:
- a CDS encoding ComEC/Rec2 family competence protein, which produces MPPAAKALIPLGFGILFGVKLSPPPILSLLTGAFCLSLGFSLYMMGRRRMADPFLLSLFLLAGMSIGAISLTSPRITPLFGKRVRFEGEVIRSDVRPYGMRIYSAGRIRNGPKARLIIRCRDKVVLRRGDRIAAIGTLRLPQPSRNPGSFNWRRYLAAQGIHAELRAERIERLPSRGFSLRRSAERVRRRLESLLFKLLPRRQGLLIAGMILGDREVMPDDMEESFRRSGLSHLLAVSGLHVGMLSSICLLLLRLIRLPRKIASALTILLIGAYALIVGLRPSVVRTSIIVGLVLIGYMIDRDVNLMNLLAVAAMGMLILRPQVLWDVGFQLTFVVTASILYLMPRWEKLWMRIREDWRRKRPITYLHRLIFLPLTVALSAQIGSIPITAYHFHQVHPWGLIPNIAAVWLLWAVVGLTLIALTLASIWLPLAYPFAAVDWLMLSALEKLTGWASSLTHATLFISKPRLWQILLYVFLVMAAVNFGNARRNIGRWILMAASILTISVWHFALTWPGRVTEVTFLDVGYGSAAFVRTAEGKTALINVGPRRGGSDSGRVVIEPFLRHRGIRRLNLVVVTGEKSTLIGGLRHIKERFKIDRLISPDGGGQNQVELGNECRVTIWNLPTGRRLALRLCCDQIAFLFAGSLEVEDQMQLMKEGAKLRAQVIEVPRHGSRRGFNPTFLRRVAPLKGVISVGANPFHLPSRDVISGYERMGIEISRTDESGALTILTDGERGWILPYLPRK